A genomic segment from Amphiura filiformis chromosome 10, Afil_fr2py, whole genome shotgun sequence encodes:
- the LOC140163143 gene encoding uncharacterized protein, whose amino-acid sequence MLQPERHTYTLRQSKPLPRWLWLIIAKSLGIKTHEKDKPWLATIFYCLMLTCMLTYLTTTAWYVIYDIQALNTKYDVLNGTITLLMALGFSAISVYANRLAYKLFTNRIFLQSVRLHSKTVFSVNANVVLAVIGLMFMGLYSYQTYFNFEDDFCLKINLTPWICRFRWPSQFGLAITSFVFNFMVATVMLSVCRTHTISIRHFILILEEDSLVYEGKKSSKPTDVIDGAATAPASPDSTQILAQDLDNNDADLKNLEDQWDESEIQRRRRSVSGHFQSLYNNSLNTTPQVMVDMADGSRQPGGMNNTGAHEIVEPKFMQQHSQQTLAWLNASGYTLPVNRMLGNDEILDKFWKLQARLRTTSKILQRWISTWIVLILFWSTYYLLYWIDHDATILDMIIFFVPLVLLPVLCSGPTEVNGEGQRVSRSIVPTEERLRIIGFIKQSPLAITIYGFELNYSTIVTTMAAIALAFATKVIITNIQVSPDTTDVPPTVAAALTTPKI is encoded by the exons ATGTTACAACCAGAACGTCACACATACACATTACGTCAATCTAAGCCTCTACCTCGGTGGCTATGGTTAATAATCGCTAAATCGCTGGGAATAAAAACTCACGAAAAAGACAAACCATGGCTCGCAACTATATTTTACTGCCTTATGTTAACATGCATGCTAACATACCTGACAACCACAGCATGGTATGTTATATACGACATCCAAGCACTAAACACAAAATATGATGTATTAAACGGTACCATTACCCTTCTTATGGCATTGGGGTTCTCTGCCATATCGGTCTATGCCAATAGGCTTGCTTATAAACTGTTCACAAATCGCATATTTTTACAAAGTGTACGACTACATTCAAAAACCGTTTTCTCAGTCAATGCAAACGTAGTACTCGCTGTGATTGGACTTATGTTTATGGGACTTTATTCTTATCAGACTTATTTCAACTTTGAAGATGATTTTTGCCTGAAGATTAATTTGACGCCATGGATTTGTCGTTTTCGATGGCCAAGTCAGTTTGGTTTAGCCATTACATCATTTGTATTTAATTTTATGGTTGCCACGGTGATGCTGTCAGTGTGTAGAACACATACAATCA GCATCCGACATTTCATCCTGATATTAGAAGAAGATTCTCTGGTATATGAAGGCAAGAAAAGTAGTAAACCTACTGATGTCATAGATGGAGCAGCAACTGCACCAGCATCACCTGATTCCACCCAGATACTGGCGCAAGATTTGGATAACAATGATGCTGACTTGAAGAATCTAGAAG ATCAGTGGGACGAGAGTGAAATCCAACGTCGTCGGCGTTCAGTGTCCGGTCATTTCCAATCACTCTACAACAATAGCCTGAACACCACTCCTCAAGTCATGGTAGACATGGCTGATGGGTCTAGACAGCCAGGGGGAATGAATAACACTGGTGCTCATGAAATTGTAGAGCCAAAGTTTATGCAACAACACAGTCAACAG ACCTTGGCATGGCTGAATGCATCTGGCTACACTCTTCCTGTCAACAGAATGCTGGGTAATGATGAAATCTTAGACAAGTTTTGGAAACTGCAA GCTCGTCTTCGTACAACTTCCAAGATTCTCCAGCGATGGATCTCAACCTGGATAGTGCTCATACTATTCTGGAGTACATATTATCTTCTCTATTGGATAGACCATGACGCCACTATACTAGATATGATCATATTCTTTGTGCCACTAGTCCTGTTACCTGTGCTGTGTTCTGGGCCTACAGAGGTTAATGGAGAAGGCCAACGAGTATCTAGG aGTATTGTGCCAACCGAGGAACGGCTGAGAATAATTGGTTTTATTAAGCAGTCACCATTGGCAATAACT ATTTATGGTTTTGAGTTGAATTATTCTACCATAGTAACaacaatggctgccattgcaCTAGCATTTGCAACAAAAGTCATTATTACCAACATCCAAGTCAGTCCAGATACGACCGATGTGCCACCCACGGTTGCTGCTGCTTTGACGACACCGAAAATATGA